CTGATCGCGGCCGCAGGCCGGTTCACCCTCATGGTGGACCGCGTGGAGCCGACGATCCGGTACGTGTCGGTCGAGGGGCCCGTGGTGTCGACCGTACCCGCGAAGCGCGAGCAGCTGGTCGAGATGTCGTCCCGGTACCTGCCCGCCGACAAGGTCGCGCCCTACGTGGACTTCGCGTGGAAGGAACACGGCGAGCAGGTCGTGATCCACATGCGGCCCACGCGGTGGGTGAGCTCCGACCTCGGCCAGGTCTGAGACCGCCCGCCGCCACCCGCCCCGGTCGCGGCGGGCCCGTGCCGGCCCGCCCCGGGCCGGGGTCGTGCCGCACTCAGAGGATCCGTGGAGGATCGATGCACCGGCGCAATCCGTTCCTGGCCTGCCGTGCGGCCGCTGCCGTCCTGGCCTGCGTGTCCGGTGTGTCCGGGTGCCACGCGCCCGCGGCCGGGCCCGGCGCACCGGCCGCGTCCTCCTCCGTACCGTCCTCCGGCGACTTCTCCGGCCCGGTCGACATCGGGGGTGGCCGACGGATCCACCTGAGCTGCAAGGGCAGCGGCCGCCCCACCGTGATCCTGGAGTCCGGGCTGCACGACTCCTCCGACACCTGGACCTTCACCGACACCCGGCCGCCCGTACCGAAGTCCCCGGCCGTGTTCCCCGGCGTCGCCGCGTTCGCGCGGGTCTGCACGTACGACCGGCCCGGTACCGTCCGCTACTCGGACCCGCCCGCCCTC
Above is a window of Streptomyces subrutilus DNA encoding:
- a CDS encoding pyridoxamine 5'-phosphate oxidase family protein — translated: MALSDTEREQFLAEPHIAALAVDAGAEGGRGPLTVPIWYQYAPGGDIWIMTGRASRKAELIAAAGRFTLMVDRVEPTIRYVSVEGPVVSTVPAKREQLVEMSSRYLPADKVAPYVDFAWKEHGEQVVIHMRPTRWVSSDLGQV